In one window of bacterium DNA:
- a CDS encoding LysM peptidoglycan-binding domain-containing protein, with protein MGRSLPLLIVIAWALAVGPAAADPTFPKPAKIVPQVEFWKRIYSEVDTDHGLMHDSRQLGIVYETAAVPDNLSRRGRDRKIKARRSAIKSNLRTLASGKRSGLTAEQKRILALFPSGVSNASLRKASGQIRFQRGQANKFRDGLVRQGRWEAYMRQVFQDRGLPLDLTALPHVESSFNPKARSHVGASGLWQFTRSTGRLLMRVDHVVDERNDPYLATVAAARLLRENHKRLGTWPLAITAYNHGAGGMERAVRKLGTRDIDQIIDRYKSRTFGFASRNFYCEFLAAREVQHEAARHFGKLTRDPPERPESVTLTHYVKAADLATTFGLSTEALRRANPALQSPVWTGQKYVPKGYSLRIPRDPMRGSAKVVLASLGSHQRHTKQVPDRTYRVRRGDSLSRIADRFGVRESQLVALNGLRSRHRIRIGQVLKLPVRPGSVVATAPPAAIPADGLYTVRRGDTVSSIARRYGVTERDLLATNHLRNRNRIGVGQVLELPGGALSASPKLAQAGIYTVRRGDTLDGIARRFGVTRAALASQNGIRNANQLRAGQSLSIPAK; from the coding sequence ATGGGTCGTTCCTTGCCGCTCCTGATCGTGATTGCCTGGGCTCTGGCCGTGGGGCCAGCGGCTGCCGATCCGACGTTTCCGAAGCCCGCCAAAATCGTCCCGCAGGTCGAGTTCTGGAAACGGATCTACAGTGAGGTCGATACCGACCACGGGTTGATGCACGACTCCCGTCAGCTGGGGATCGTCTACGAAACCGCTGCCGTTCCCGACAACCTCTCCCGGCGCGGCCGGGATCGGAAGATCAAGGCGCGGCGCAGCGCGATCAAATCCAACCTGCGAACCCTCGCGAGTGGCAAGCGCAGCGGGCTCACTGCCGAGCAGAAGCGCATCCTCGCGCTCTTCCCCAGCGGGGTGAGCAACGCTTCGCTGCGCAAGGCCAGCGGCCAGATCCGTTTCCAGCGGGGCCAGGCCAACAAGTTCCGGGATGGGCTCGTGAGGCAAGGCCGGTGGGAAGCCTATATGCGGCAGGTCTTCCAAGACCGCGGGCTCCCCCTCGATCTGACCGCCCTGCCCCACGTCGAATCGTCCTTCAATCCGAAGGCCCGTTCCCATGTGGGCGCCTCCGGGCTCTGGCAGTTCACGCGCAGCACCGGCCGGTTGCTCATGCGCGTCGACCACGTGGTGGACGAACGCAACGACCCCTACCTCGCGACCGTCGCGGCGGCTCGGCTATTGCGCGAGAACCACAAGCGTCTCGGCACCTGGCCCCTTGCCATCACCGCCTACAACCATGGGGCCGGCGGCATGGAACGGGCGGTTCGGAAGCTCGGAACCCGCGACATCGACCAGATCATCGACCGCTACAAGAGCCGGACATTTGGCTTCGCCTCGCGGAATTTCTACTGCGAATTCCTCGCCGCCCGGGAGGTCCAACACGAGGCCGCGCGCCATTTCGGAAAGCTCACGCGGGATCCGCCGGAGCGGCCCGAGAGCGTGACCCTCACGCACTACGTGAAGGCCGCCGATCTGGCGACCACCTTCGGCCTCAGTACCGAGGCCCTGCGAAGGGCGAACCCCGCGCTTCAAAGCCCCGTCTGGACCGGACAGAAATACGTTCCGAAGGGGTACTCACTGCGGATCCCCCGGGATCCCATGCGCGGCTCCGCCAAGGTCGTCCTGGCCAGCCTCGGCAGCCATCAACGGCACACCAAGCAGGTTCCGGATCGCACCTATCGGGTACGACGAGGGGACTCGCTCTCCCGCATCGCCGACCGGTTCGGAGTGCGCGAATCCCAGCTGGTGGCGTTGAACGGCTTGCGTAGCCGCCACCGGATCCGGATCGGTCAGGTCTTGAAGCTTCCCGTTCGTCCGGGCTCCGTGGTGGCCACTGCGCCGCCGGCCGCGATACCCGCTGACGGCCTCTACACCGTACGACGTGGGGATACCGTCTCTTCGATCGCTCGCCGTTACGGTGTGACCGAGCGCGATCTTCTGGCCACGAACCATTTGCGGAACCGCAATCGCATCGGTGTCGGCCAGGTGCTCGAGCTGCCGGGAGGCGCACTCAGTGCGAGTCCGAAACTTGCCCAGGCCGGCATCTACACCGTCCGGCGCGGCGACACCCTGGACGGCATCGCCCGGCGCTTTGGCGTGACTCGCGCGGCCCTCGCTTCGCAGAATGGCATCCGAAACGCCAACCAGCTGCGCGCCGGCCAGAGCCTCTCGATCCCCGCGAAGTAG
- a CDS encoding serine/threonine protein phosphatase, whose translation MLYAIGDIHGELRKLDDLLAQLSLTDDDRLIFLGDYIDRGPDSAGVVSRLLDLSRRVDCVFLLGNHESMLLDFLGFKGPAWFGGDAFLLNGGDRTLASYGYFSSPDPKPETFDLPPAHERFYRDLVPFHLEGDYAFVHAGLGERTLQTGDLAFALRRSRPEDLLWSRSTADLPHNLGVTIVYGHTPSSDFQVRRNEPFSLGIDTGAVYGGTLTAIRLPDETLYQVR comes from the coding sequence ATGCTCTACGCAATCGGTGACATTCACGGCGAACTTCGCAAGCTCGATGATCTGCTGGCACAGCTCTCGCTGACGGATGACGATCGCCTGATCTTCCTGGGTGACTACATCGACCGGGGGCCGGATTCAGCCGGTGTGGTGAGTCGCCTCCTGGACCTCTCCCGGCGGGTCGATTGCGTCTTCCTGCTGGGCAATCACGAATCGATGCTGCTCGATTTTCTCGGCTTCAAGGGGCCTGCCTGGTTCGGCGGAGATGCATTCCTCTTGAATGGCGGCGACCGGACCCTGGCGAGCTACGGCTACTTCAGCTCGCCGGACCCGAAGCCCGAGACGTTCGACCTTCCCCCGGCCCATGAACGCTTCTATCGCGATCTGGTTCCGTTCCATCTGGAGGGCGACTACGCCTTCGTCCACGCGGGCCTGGGAGAGCGAACCCTCCAGACCGGGGATCTGGCTTTCGCCTTGCGCCGCTCCCGGCCCGAGGATCTGCTCTGGAGTCGTTCGACCGCGGATCTGCCCCACAACCTGGGCGTGACGATCGTCTACGGGCACACGCCCAGCAGCGATTTTCAGGTGCGTCGGAACGAGCCGTTCAGCCTCGGGATCGATACCGGGGCTGTTTATGGCGGAACCTTGACCGCGATCCGGTTGCCGGACGAGACGCTCTACCAGGTACGCTAG
- the rlmN gene encoding 23S rRNA (adenine(2503)-C(2))-methyltransferase RlmN, with the protein MIGLSPDHLRRRFKEVGVPGYRADQVAEWVYRRGVLEPEAMTNLPQELRVQLLADWSFRALEPVREAHSIDGTVKAVLRAADGALVEAVLIPEEERTTLCVSTQVGCPLACSFCATGALGFTRNLDAAEIIDQVLRMRELLPDDRTITNVVFMGMGEPLLNLPNLISAVETLLHPKAFAMAPRRVTVSTAGIVPKIAELLDAVPVNLAVSLHAASDDVRDVLVPLNRRFPLSELMKALRELPQISRRHPVFFEYILIDGVNDAPADAREVGRLLQGLPSKLNLIPMNAHSDTGYASPPPERIDAFMGELVKGGVTTTLRRSRGADIDAACGQLAVREAAG; encoded by the coding sequence CTGATCGGGCTCTCGCCCGATCATCTGCGCCGGCGATTCAAGGAGGTCGGTGTTCCCGGCTACCGGGCCGATCAGGTGGCCGAGTGGGTGTATCGGCGCGGTGTGCTCGAACCCGAGGCCATGACGAACCTGCCCCAGGAACTGCGTGTGCAGCTCCTGGCGGATTGGTCCTTTCGTGCGCTCGAACCCGTCCGGGAGGCTCATTCCATCGATGGCACCGTGAAGGCCGTACTCAGGGCCGCCGACGGTGCGCTCGTCGAGGCGGTGCTGATTCCCGAGGAGGAACGCACGACGCTCTGCGTATCCACGCAGGTCGGCTGTCCGCTGGCCTGCTCGTTCTGTGCGACGGGTGCGCTGGGCTTCACACGCAACCTGGACGCGGCCGAGATCATCGACCAGGTGTTGCGCATGCGCGAGCTGCTACCGGACGATCGCACGATCACGAACGTCGTGTTCATGGGCATGGGGGAGCCCCTGCTCAACCTGCCCAACCTGATCTCCGCGGTGGAAACACTGCTCCATCCGAAGGCTTTCGCGATGGCACCCCGGCGGGTCACGGTCTCGACCGCGGGGATCGTTCCCAAGATCGCCGAGTTGTTGGATGCGGTGCCCGTGAATCTTGCGGTCTCTCTGCACGCGGCCTCGGACGATGTGCGCGACGTCCTCGTTCCGCTCAACCGCCGCTTTCCGTTGAGCGAGCTGATGAAGGCCCTGCGGGAGTTGCCGCAGATCTCCCGGCGGCATCCGGTCTTCTTCGAATACATCCTGATCGACGGAGTGAACGACGCCCCGGCGGACGCCCGAGAGGTCGGGCGCCTGCTGCAGGGGTTGCCCTCGAAGCTCAACCTGATCCCCATGAACGCCCATTCGGATACGGGCTACGCGTCGCCTCCCCCCGAACGGATCGACGCGTTCATGGGCGAACTCGTGAAGGGCGGCGTCACGACCACCCTTCGCCGGAGTCGTGGCGCGGATATCGATGCGGCGTGTGGCCAGCTCGCCGTGCGTGAGGCGGCCGGGTAA
- the trmB gene encoding tRNA (guanosine(46)-N7)-methyltransferase TrmB, with protein MARKLKLDIPGPDRRVSVEEVREKGWEAVFAPDVSSPTPLVVELGFGRGEFLRHLAAEAPGDAHVGVEVSFKRVLKMARRIAREEETNIRLICGGAEQAIREVIEPESVGAFWINFPDPWPKKRHHKNRLLQPPFIAQLAHRLIPGGRLEIATDHVDYAETIDAALRGEPLLENTQEVAFRTEVPGRLHTAYELQWRAEGRPLHFWSYRRRDAS; from the coding sequence GTGGCCCGCAAGCTCAAGCTCGATATTCCTGGTCCCGATCGTCGTGTTTCCGTCGAGGAGGTGCGCGAAAAGGGGTGGGAGGCCGTTTTCGCGCCAGACGTCTCGTCTCCGACGCCGCTGGTGGTGGAGCTCGGATTCGGACGGGGTGAGTTCCTACGCCACCTGGCCGCTGAAGCGCCTGGCGATGCCCATGTCGGGGTCGAGGTCTCGTTTAAGCGCGTGCTCAAGATGGCGCGCCGCATTGCCAGGGAAGAAGAAACCAACATCCGGCTGATCTGCGGTGGTGCGGAGCAGGCGATCCGTGAGGTGATCGAGCCCGAGAGCGTGGGCGCCTTCTGGATCAACTTCCCGGATCCGTGGCCGAAGAAACGCCATCACAAGAATCGTCTGCTTCAACCGCCGTTCATCGCCCAACTCGCCCATCGTCTGATTCCGGGCGGCCGCTTGGAGATCGCCACGGATCACGTCGACTACGCCGAGACGATCGACGCCGCGCTTCGCGGCGAGCCCCTACTGGAGAACACGCAGGAGGTCGCGTTCCGCACGGAGGTCCCGGGCCGCCTGCACACGGCCTACGAGCTCCAGTGGCGGGCCGAGGGCCGGCCGCTGCACTTCTGGAGCTACCGGCGGAGAGACGCATCGTGA
- a CDS encoding magnesium chelatase, whose translation MQSPSARTLGELRQAGHVARSLRQEIRANLLKKLSLGEALFPGIVGYDDTVIPAVENALLCGHDLIFLGERGQAKSRMIRQMVALLDEWMPIVAGSEIHDDPFAPVSAFARNHVEEQGDATEIAWVHRDDRYVEKLATPDVSIADLIGDVDPIKVAEGRTLGDELTIHFGLLPRANRGLFCINELPDLTEKVQVGLFNVMQERDVQVKGYSVRLPLDVLVVASANPEDYTSRGRIITPLKDRYAAQVRTHYPVTRELELEVMHQEARAPEVPDTQAYVPAFMSEIVAELTFQARASPDVNQASGVSVRMSIANYETLVANALRRALRLGEKEAVPRISDLEALVTSTAGKLELEYAGEDRTEVEVVRDLMARATRQVFDARVPLEGMASVIESFNQGWNVEVSAEMAAVDYLEGLDEIQGLRDAASQLAGGDSPERLACAIEFLLDGLHLQNRLNKSSNDGGARYGAPGGG comes from the coding sequence ATGCAATCCCCCTCGGCCCGCACCCTCGGTGAACTACGCCAAGCCGGCCATGTTGCCCGCAGCCTTCGCCAGGAGATCCGCGCCAATCTCCTGAAGAAGCTCTCGCTGGGCGAAGCGCTCTTCCCGGGGATCGTCGGGTACGACGACACGGTCATCCCGGCGGTCGAGAATGCGCTTCTTTGCGGCCACGATCTGATCTTCCTGGGCGAACGGGGCCAGGCGAAGTCCCGGATGATCCGCCAGATGGTCGCGCTCCTCGATGAATGGATGCCCATCGTGGCCGGCAGCGAAATCCACGATGACCCGTTCGCGCCCGTCTCGGCGTTTGCGCGCAATCATGTGGAAGAGCAGGGCGACGCTACCGAGATCGCCTGGGTGCATCGGGACGATCGCTACGTGGAGAAGCTCGCGACTCCCGATGTTTCGATCGCCGATCTGATCGGTGATGTCGACCCGATCAAGGTTGCCGAAGGTCGAACCCTCGGCGATGAGCTGACGATTCACTTCGGTCTCCTGCCCCGCGCGAATCGGGGGCTCTTCTGCATCAACGAGTTGCCGGACCTGACCGAGAAGGTGCAGGTCGGGCTCTTCAACGTGATGCAGGAGCGCGACGTCCAGGTGAAGGGATACAGCGTACGCCTTCCCCTCGATGTGTTGGTCGTCGCGAGCGCCAATCCGGAGGACTACACGAGTCGAGGCCGAATCATCACGCCGCTCAAGGATCGGTACGCGGCGCAGGTGCGGACCCATTATCCCGTGACCCGCGAGCTCGAACTCGAAGTGATGCATCAAGAGGCGCGTGCGCCCGAGGTGCCCGATACCCAGGCGTACGTTCCGGCCTTCATGAGCGAGATCGTTGCCGAGTTGACGTTCCAGGCGCGTGCCAGCCCGGACGTCAATCAGGCTTCGGGCGTTTCCGTGCGCATGTCCATCGCGAACTACGAAACCCTGGTGGCCAATGCGTTGCGCCGCGCCCTGCGCCTCGGCGAGAAGGAGGCGGTGCCGCGGATTTCGGATCTCGAGGCGCTGGTGACGTCCACCGCCGGAAAGCTCGAACTGGAGTACGCAGGCGAGGACCGGACCGAGGTCGAAGTCGTGCGAGATCTCATGGCACGGGCGACGCGACAGGTCTTCGACGCGCGCGTCCCGCTGGAAGGGATGGCGTCGGTGATCGAATCCTTCAACCAGGGGTGGAACGTCGAAGTCTCGGCGGAGATGGCTGCGGTGGACTACCTGGAAGGGCTGGATGAGATCCAGGGCCTGCGCGATGCCGCCTCCCAGCTGGCCGGCGGTGATTCGCCGGAGCGCCTGGCGTGTGCCATCGAGTTCCTGCTCGACGGCCTGCACCTCCAGAACCGGTTGAACAAGAGTTCGAATGATGGAGGCGCGCGCTACGGCGCGCCCGGAGGCGGATGA